One Falco cherrug isolate bFalChe1 chromosome 11, bFalChe1.pri, whole genome shotgun sequence DNA window includes the following coding sequences:
- the CUL3 gene encoding cullin-3 isoform X2, whose translation MKRDEPMTMDEKYVNSIWDLLKNAIQEIQRKNNSGLSFEELYRNAYTMVLHKHGEKLYTGLREVVTEHLINKVREDVLNSLNNNFLQTLNQAWNDHQTAMVMIRDILMYMDRVYVQQNNVENVYNLGLIIFRDQVVRYGCIRDHLRQTLLDMIARERKGEVVDRGAIRNACQMLMILGLEGRSVYEEDFEAPFLEMSAEFFQMESQKFLAENSASVYIKKVEARINEEIERVMHCLDKSTEEPIVKVVERELISKHMKTIVEMENSGLVHMLKNGKTEDLACMYKLFSRVPNGLKTMCECMSSYLREQGKALVSEEGEGKNPVDYIQGLLDLKSRFDRFLQESFNNDRLFKQTIAGDFEYFLNLNSRSPEYLSLFIDDKLKKGVKGLTEQEVETILDKAMVLFRFMQEKDVFERYYKQHLARRLLTNKSVSDDSEKNMISKLKTECGCQFTSKLEGMFRDMSISNTTMDEFRQHLQATGVSLGGVDLTVRVLTTGYWPTQSATPKCNIPPAPRHAFEIFRRFYLAKHSGRQLTLQHHMGSADLNATFYGPVKKEDGSEVGVGGAQVTGSNTRKHILQVSTFQMTILMLFNNREKYTFEEIQQETDIPERELVRALQSLACGKPTQRVLTKEPKSKEIENGHIFTVNDQFTSKLHRVKIQTVAAKQGESDPERKETRQKVDDDRKHEIEAAIVRIMKSRKKMQHNVLVAEVTQQLKARFLPSPVVIKKRIEGLIEREYLARTPEDRKVYTYVA comes from the exons atgaCTATGGATGAGAAATATGTGAACAGCATTTGGGATCTTCTAAAAAATGCAATCCAAGAGATCCAGCGTAAGAACAATAGTGGTCTCAGTTTTGAGGAGCTATATAGGAATGCATATACAATGGTGTTGCATAAACATGGTGAAAAACTCTATACTGGGCTAAGAGAAGTGGTCACTGAGCATCTAATAAACAAG gttcgAGAAGATGTGTTAAACTCCTTAAATAACAACTTTCTACAAACACTAAACCAAGCATGGAATGATCATCAAACAGCAATGGTGATGATTAGAGACATTCTGATGTATATG GACCGTGTGTATGTACAACAAAATAACGTGGAAAATGTTTACAATTTGGGCTTGATTATTTTTCGAGACCAAGTTGTACGCTATGGCTGTATTAGGGATCACCTGCGGCAAACTCTGCTGGATATGattgcaagagaaagaaaaggagaagttGTAGACAG AGGCGCAATAAGAAATGCTTGCCAGATGTTAATGATTCTAGGTCTTGAAGGAAGGTCAGTCTATGAAGAAGATTTTGAGGCTCCATTTTTGGAGATGTCTGCAGAGTTTTTTCAG ATGGAAAGTCAGAAATTTTTAGCTGAAAACAGTGCTTCTGTATATATAAAGAAAGTAGAAGCTAGAATTAATGAAGAAATAGAACGGGTGATGCATTGTCTGGATAAATCAACAGAAGAACCAATTGTGAAAGTTGTTGAGAGGGAGCTTATTTCCAAGCATATGAAAACTATAGTGGAAATGGAGAACTCTGGGCTAGTTCATATGCTGAAAAATGGGAAGACAGAAG ACCTTGCTTGCATGTACAAGTTGTTTAGTCGTGTGCCAAATGGTCTGAAGACAATGTGCGAGTGCATGAGCTCATACCTGAGAGAGCAAGGCAAAGCACTAGTTTctgaagagggagaaggaaagaatcCAGTTGACTACATTCAG ggtttaCTGGACTTGAAGAGTCGGTTTGACCGCTTTCTTCAAGAATCTTTCAATAATGATCGACTCTTCAAACAGACTATTGCGGGTGACTTTGAGTACTTCCTCAACCTCAACTCTAGGTCTCCAGAGTACCTCTCATTATTTATTGATGATAAGCTGAAAAAGGGAGTCAAGGGA ctaaCAGAGCAAGAAGTAGAAACTATCTTGGATAAGGCAATGGTTTTATTTAGGTTTATGCAAGAGAAAGATGTCTTTGAACGCTATTACAAGCAGCACTTGGCAAGAAGACTTCTTACAAACAAGAGCGTTTCAGATGACTCTGAGAAAAATATGATATCCAAATTAAAG acTGAATGTGGATGTCAGTTCACGTCTAAACTGGAAGGAATGTTCAGGGACATGAGCATCTCAAACACGACGATGGATGAGTTCAGGCAACATCTTCAGGCAACCGGG GTCTCATTAGGTGGTGTTGATCTTACAGTGCGGGTCCTCACAACAGGTTACTGGCCTACTCAGTCAGCCACACCAAAGTGCAACATCCCTCCGGCTCCCCGACAcgcttttgaaatatttagaaG attttatttagcCAAACATAGTGGGCGACAGCTGACACTCCAGCATCATATGGGTTCTGCAGATCTCAATGCCACTTTCTATGGGCCCGTTAAAAAG gaagaTGGCTCAGAGGTTGGCGTAGGAGGTGCCCAAGTAACTGGCTCAAATACACGGAAGCACATATTGCAAGTCTCCACTTTCCAGATGACGATATTAATGCTCTttaacaacagagaaaaatatacatttgaG GAAATTCAACAAGAAACAGATATCCCCGAAAGAGAACTGGTTAGAGCCCTACAGTCCCTTGCATGTGGCAAACCAACACAACGTGTTCTCACAAAAGAGCCtaaatcaaaagaaatagaaaatggtCATATATTTACAGTGAATGATCAGTTCACATCTAAACTACACAGAGTCAAGATTCAGACGG tTGCTGCCAAACAAGGAGAATCTGatccagaaaggaaagaaacaaggcAGAAAGTAGATGATGACAGAAAACATGAGATAGAAGCTGCTATAGTTCGGATAATGAAATCTAGAAAGAAGATGCAACACAATGTGCTAGTAGCAGAG GTCACTCAGCAGCTGAAGGCCCGATTCTTACCAAGTCCAGTTGTTATTAAAAAACGTATTGAAGGACTTATTGAGAGAGAATATTTGGCACGAACACCTGAGGATCGCAAAGTATACACTTACGTAGCATAA
- the CUL3 gene encoding cullin-3 isoform X1: MSNLSKGTGSRKDTKMRIRAFPMTMDEKYVNSIWDLLKNAIQEIQRKNNSGLSFEELYRNAYTMVLHKHGEKLYTGLREVVTEHLINKVREDVLNSLNNNFLQTLNQAWNDHQTAMVMIRDILMYMDRVYVQQNNVENVYNLGLIIFRDQVVRYGCIRDHLRQTLLDMIARERKGEVVDRGAIRNACQMLMILGLEGRSVYEEDFEAPFLEMSAEFFQMESQKFLAENSASVYIKKVEARINEEIERVMHCLDKSTEEPIVKVVERELISKHMKTIVEMENSGLVHMLKNGKTEDLACMYKLFSRVPNGLKTMCECMSSYLREQGKALVSEEGEGKNPVDYIQGLLDLKSRFDRFLQESFNNDRLFKQTIAGDFEYFLNLNSRSPEYLSLFIDDKLKKGVKGLTEQEVETILDKAMVLFRFMQEKDVFERYYKQHLARRLLTNKSVSDDSEKNMISKLKTECGCQFTSKLEGMFRDMSISNTTMDEFRQHLQATGVSLGGVDLTVRVLTTGYWPTQSATPKCNIPPAPRHAFEIFRRFYLAKHSGRQLTLQHHMGSADLNATFYGPVKKEDGSEVGVGGAQVTGSNTRKHILQVSTFQMTILMLFNNREKYTFEEIQQETDIPERELVRALQSLACGKPTQRVLTKEPKSKEIENGHIFTVNDQFTSKLHRVKIQTVAAKQGESDPERKETRQKVDDDRKHEIEAAIVRIMKSRKKMQHNVLVAEVTQQLKARFLPSPVVIKKRIEGLIEREYLARTPEDRKVYTYVA; this comes from the exons atgaCTATGGATGAGAAATATGTGAACAGCATTTGGGATCTTCTAAAAAATGCAATCCAAGAGATCCAGCGTAAGAACAATAGTGGTCTCAGTTTTGAGGAGCTATATAGGAATGCATATACAATGGTGTTGCATAAACATGGTGAAAAACTCTATACTGGGCTAAGAGAAGTGGTCACTGAGCATCTAATAAACAAG gttcgAGAAGATGTGTTAAACTCCTTAAATAACAACTTTCTACAAACACTAAACCAAGCATGGAATGATCATCAAACAGCAATGGTGATGATTAGAGACATTCTGATGTATATG GACCGTGTGTATGTACAACAAAATAACGTGGAAAATGTTTACAATTTGGGCTTGATTATTTTTCGAGACCAAGTTGTACGCTATGGCTGTATTAGGGATCACCTGCGGCAAACTCTGCTGGATATGattgcaagagaaagaaaaggagaagttGTAGACAG AGGCGCAATAAGAAATGCTTGCCAGATGTTAATGATTCTAGGTCTTGAAGGAAGGTCAGTCTATGAAGAAGATTTTGAGGCTCCATTTTTGGAGATGTCTGCAGAGTTTTTTCAG ATGGAAAGTCAGAAATTTTTAGCTGAAAACAGTGCTTCTGTATATATAAAGAAAGTAGAAGCTAGAATTAATGAAGAAATAGAACGGGTGATGCATTGTCTGGATAAATCAACAGAAGAACCAATTGTGAAAGTTGTTGAGAGGGAGCTTATTTCCAAGCATATGAAAACTATAGTGGAAATGGAGAACTCTGGGCTAGTTCATATGCTGAAAAATGGGAAGACAGAAG ACCTTGCTTGCATGTACAAGTTGTTTAGTCGTGTGCCAAATGGTCTGAAGACAATGTGCGAGTGCATGAGCTCATACCTGAGAGAGCAAGGCAAAGCACTAGTTTctgaagagggagaaggaaagaatcCAGTTGACTACATTCAG ggtttaCTGGACTTGAAGAGTCGGTTTGACCGCTTTCTTCAAGAATCTTTCAATAATGATCGACTCTTCAAACAGACTATTGCGGGTGACTTTGAGTACTTCCTCAACCTCAACTCTAGGTCTCCAGAGTACCTCTCATTATTTATTGATGATAAGCTGAAAAAGGGAGTCAAGGGA ctaaCAGAGCAAGAAGTAGAAACTATCTTGGATAAGGCAATGGTTTTATTTAGGTTTATGCAAGAGAAAGATGTCTTTGAACGCTATTACAAGCAGCACTTGGCAAGAAGACTTCTTACAAACAAGAGCGTTTCAGATGACTCTGAGAAAAATATGATATCCAAATTAAAG acTGAATGTGGATGTCAGTTCACGTCTAAACTGGAAGGAATGTTCAGGGACATGAGCATCTCAAACACGACGATGGATGAGTTCAGGCAACATCTTCAGGCAACCGGG GTCTCATTAGGTGGTGTTGATCTTACAGTGCGGGTCCTCACAACAGGTTACTGGCCTACTCAGTCAGCCACACCAAAGTGCAACATCCCTCCGGCTCCCCGACAcgcttttgaaatatttagaaG attttatttagcCAAACATAGTGGGCGACAGCTGACACTCCAGCATCATATGGGTTCTGCAGATCTCAATGCCACTTTCTATGGGCCCGTTAAAAAG gaagaTGGCTCAGAGGTTGGCGTAGGAGGTGCCCAAGTAACTGGCTCAAATACACGGAAGCACATATTGCAAGTCTCCACTTTCCAGATGACGATATTAATGCTCTttaacaacagagaaaaatatacatttgaG GAAATTCAACAAGAAACAGATATCCCCGAAAGAGAACTGGTTAGAGCCCTACAGTCCCTTGCATGTGGCAAACCAACACAACGTGTTCTCACAAAAGAGCCtaaatcaaaagaaatagaaaatggtCATATATTTACAGTGAATGATCAGTTCACATCTAAACTACACAGAGTCAAGATTCAGACGG tTGCTGCCAAACAAGGAGAATCTGatccagaaaggaaagaaacaaggcAGAAAGTAGATGATGACAGAAAACATGAGATAGAAGCTGCTATAGTTCGGATAATGAAATCTAGAAAGAAGATGCAACACAATGTGCTAGTAGCAGAG GTCACTCAGCAGCTGAAGGCCCGATTCTTACCAAGTCCAGTTGTTATTAAAAAACGTATTGAAGGACTTATTGAGAGAGAATATTTGGCACGAACACCTGAGGATCGCAAAGTATACACTTACGTAGCATAA